CTGGCTTTACTGTCAGAAAAACAAAGGCCTTGAAATATATGCATGGGTAATAATGAGTAATCATATTCATCTAGAAGTCAAAAAGAAGAATTGAGTGCTATTTTAAGAGATTTCAAAAGTTATGCAACCAAAAAAATAATAGAAGAAATTGATTCTTGTAATGAAAGCAGAAAAGAATGGATGTTGAAAATATTCAAAGATGCAGCATTCAAGCATAAAAGAAATTCGGAATATCAATTTTGGACGCATTGTTTTACCCATGAGATAAAGGCGCTACCAATCAATTCCAAAATAACCCTAAAACCGATTAAGCTTTTCCTGTTTTATTCTCCAGTCTGGAGAGTATTTATCCAACAACCTATAAAACTTTGGGCTGTGGTTTAAATATTTCAAGTGGCAAAGCTCATGGATAATTACATAATCAATACAGTCAATTGGAGCTTTTATAAGGTTTATATTCAAAGTAATATTACCCAGCTTGGTACAGCTTCCCCAACGCTTCTTTAATGTTCTAAAATAAAGAGTGTTCACTTTTATTTTTTCATGCTTGGCTATATGATTCAATTTTATAAAACGATCGTTCAGTTTTTTAATGGCATGTTCTTTATACCATTGCTCTATCAATTCAGCAGCTAATATCTTATCATTTTTATCAGGCATTGAAAGCCAAAAGTACTTCCCCGAAAGCTTTACACTTGGATCACCCTTGATAACCTTTAAACGATATTGTCTTCCCAAATAGAACATCGTTTCACCACTTACATAATCCTTCTTCGTTTCAAATTTTTCAATTCTCGAAAATTTCCTCACTTGCTTTTGAATCCAGGGTGCTTTATTTTCTACTTTTTGCATTATTCTGTTTAAGGTTAGTCCAGTTGGTGCTATTACCTTAATTGATTGATCAGGATGCACTTCAATACCCAGCGTTTTGCGATCACTATAATGTACTTTAAACTTTATAGTTGTTGTTCCGTATTCAATTGACAATTCACAATTGGAAAATTCAAAATTAGTTCGTTGCTCTAACATACCCTGCTTTTGAAGATTTTATAATTGATATTAAAAGCCGAAGCAATTCTTTTATACTTATATCTAATTCATTATAACAGTTTATGTCAATGTAACCTGATTTAAATAGTAATTCAATCCAATATTCTGTTTCATTGGCTTCCTTTAATGATATTGATAATTTATGAATAAAATCAGCCTTACTTTGAGCATGTTCAGATTCCTGAATAATTGCTCCTATTGAAGTACCTGATCGTATTGCCTGTTTAGATAATATGTATTCCTTCTTTTCTATTTGCAAATACTGACCAACCTTTATAATCAACAAAGCAAATTCAAGACTTTTTGTTTTTACTATATTATCTTTTTTCATCTTCTTTTCTATTAAATTGATAATTGATAATTGACAATTGACAATTGACAATTGTTCATTGTTCATTGTTCATTGTTAATTAATTAAAACTTATGTTTCGCTACTTTCAAAACTTCATCCAAGATCGCATCTATCTGACTAAAGGAAATCTCAACACCTAATTCTTTTCTTTTTGCTAATAAATAATCTTCCAAATCATTCTTCATCTGCTTTTGCACATCATCGTTTCGTTTCCAGTCTCTGATGGTTAGCCTTTGAATTATCTCGGTAATTTCAACACCCATTTTAGCCAATGATTCTGTTACCGAAGAAGGAACAGGCTCAGTGCTTGCAGGTAAAATGCTCTCCGCTATTATCCCATAAAAGGCACGTGCTTCCGGTTTGCCATTTAATACAGTTGGAATACCATCATTTGATCCATTGATAAGATTATCTCTGTTTTTTAATATCGTTTCTAAATATTGTCCTTCCGTTAATCTTCTATCTTGAAAAGCCTTGATAGTTTCATCTATCAATTGTGAGAATTTTTTATAGAATACCGGATCTTCATCCATCTTTTCAGAGATCACCTTTTTCATTTTATAGGCAATGGCATCCGCTTTAGATGCAACAGAACCTGTAACTCTCTGAACCTCTTGCTTAAATATCTCCTCATCAAAAATATTTATGGATTCTGTTATTTGCTCAACGCCTTCTGCACCAATGTAAGTGTCTAAAAGCTTTCGGACTCTTGCTTCGTATTCTTTATAGTGGATCTTTTCCGCATATCGAACGGAAACTGATGCTCTTAAACTTTGGAAAAACTTCAGTTCACTCAGATATTGATGAATCTGTTTATCGCTGAATAATTTGTAGAATTCGTCAGATGATAAAGCAACTTGAAGATTCTTTGCAAAAGCGGTCAGTTTTTCAATAAACAAATCCCTTCTGTCTTTCGGAGCAAGGAAACGTTCCATTGCCTCAATATCTTTCTTATTGGCAACTTCCTTAAATACGTCCCACAATTCTGAATTGCGCTGGGGAAGCTTTTTAATTTCTTCCAATACATTAACTACCGTTCCAATTAAATCATGTTCATCAAATTCCTGCAAAGCACTGTATTGCGTTAAGGCAGAATCTAATTGACCAAGAATACCTACGTAATCAATAATAAATCCGAAATCCTTTCCTTCATGCAAACGGTTAACACGTGCTATTGCTTGTAAAAGATTATGTTCTGCAAGTGGTTTGGCAATATATAAAAAAGAGCAATTTGGAGAATCGAAACCGGTAAGCAGTTTACTTACAACAATTAAAAGTTCTACATCGTCATCATTGCTTTTAAATTTGCTGATTGTAGATTCCTCATAAGCTTCAGGAGTTCCGTTACGAGTGACAATGCGTTTCCAAAACTTTTGAACCTCATCATTTGGTTCTTCATCAACTTCTTCATGATCCTCTCTCGTATCCGGTGCTGAAATTATAACAGCGGTGTTTATTTTTAATGCAGGATTGGTTTGTTCTTCAAAATACTTCTGGTATTTCATTGCTGTTGCCTTCAATGGAACGGCAAGCATCGCTTTGAATTTTGTTCCTTTTACATTTTTGCAGAAATGTTGTGAAATATCAAATGCGATTTCTTCTACCACCTGGCCCGATTTATATATTTCTGTGAGCGAAGAAAATTTTCTTTTTAGGTCTTTAGTTTGATACATAGTCAAAGGTTCTGCTAAACGGTCGAAACCTTTATCAATTTGCCCCTGATTAACCGTTAGTTTTGCCGATCTCCCTTCATAGAGCAAAGGAACCAC
The genomic region above belongs to Bacteroidota bacterium and contains:
- a CDS encoding M48 family metallopeptidase codes for the protein MLEQRTNFEFSNCELSIEYGTTTIKFKVHYSDRKTLGIEVHPDQSIKVIAPTGLTLNRIMQKVENKAPWIQKQVRKFSRIEKFETKKDYVSGETMFYLGRQYRLKVIKGDPSVKLSGKYFWLSMPDKNDKILAAELIEQWYKEHAIKKLNDRFIKLNHIAKHEKIKVNTLYFRTLKKRWGSCTKLGNITLNINLIKAPIDCIDYVIIHELCHLKYLNHSPKFYRLLDKYSPDWRIKQEKLNRF
- a CDS encoding four helix bundle protein; translation: MKKDNIVKTKSLEFALLIIKVGQYLQIEKKEYILSKQAIRSGTSIGAIIQESEHAQSKADFIHKLSISLKEANETEYWIELLFKSGYIDINCYNELDISIKELLRLLISIIKSSKAGYVRATN
- a CDS encoding type I restriction endonuclease subunit R, yielding MTNYQENNDSQLPALLLLQKLGWKYISPQETDSQRGNIKSNVILEGILEERLKELNSFEYKGNKHKFSDGNIHASIHALKNLQDDGLVRTNERAYDLISLGKSFEETIQGDKKSFTIKYIDWENIHNNVFHITDEYVVDGLTDTRRPDIVLFVNGIPFVVIENKRRDKNSSIEESISQHTRNQGKEQGVPKLFYYNQLLLAVQPNEVKYGAIDTKPKFWSFWQEQQDVEHIVKKIINSNANGIKAEDRLPTEQDKVLYSLCSPDRLMELVFKFTLYDGGVKKIARYQQYTAVKNSLDRIKEFNNDGQRKGGVIWHTQGSGKSLTMVMLAKSIALEKEIINPRIIIVTDRIDLDKQISSTFNACGKEALRAKSGNHLIELINESGVEIITTVIDKFESALNRKDFNNQSSNIFVLVDESHRSQYGSTHAKMKRVLPKACYIGFTGTPLLKKDKSTADKFGGFIDKYTINQAVKDKAVVPLLYEGRSAKLTVNQGQIDKGFDRLAEPLTMYQTKDLKRKFSSLTEIYKSGQVVEEIAFDISQHFCKNVKGTKFKAMLAVPLKATAMKYQKYFEEQTNPALKINTAVIISAPDTREDHEEVDEEPNDEVQKFWKRIVTRNGTPEAYEESTISKFKSNDDDVELLIVVSKLLTGFDSPNCSFLYIAKPLAEHNLLQAIARVNRLHEGKDFGFIIDYVGILGQLDSALTQYSALQEFDEHDLIGTVVNVLEEIKKLPQRNSELWDVFKEVANKKDIEAMERFLAPKDRRDLFIEKLTAFAKNLQVALSSDEFYKLFSDKQIHQYLSELKFFQSLRASVSVRYAEKIHYKEYEARVRKLLDTYIGAEGVEQITESINIFDEEIFKQEVQRVTGSVASKADAIAYKMKKVISEKMDEDPVFYKKFSQLIDETIKAFQDRRLTEGQYLETILKNRDNLINGSNDGIPTVLNGKPEARAFYGIIAESILPASTEPVPSSVTESLAKMGVEITEIIQRLTIRDWKRNDDVQKQMKNDLEDYLLAKRKELGVEISFSQIDAILDEVLKVAKHKF